One window of Oscillibacter hominis genomic DNA carries:
- a CDS encoding DUF4352 domain-containing protein — MKQRIVLTLLALSLAISLAGCGGSGSSGSAGSAGSAGSSGNGTQVDLRDGVEYEEGGASGYLGDVMHTAFMNFAITDAYTCPTYGSYTPAEGNKVLVVSVSILNTGVSSLPMFDTDFQIQWGSENEEDYGWPITTDEEPWEHQPQAAEALDDNQLPGEYEIGINKERSGLLFFEVPADSKDYSISFEEYFEDETVGDLYFVYFTAGEKA; from the coding sequence ATGAAACAGCGTATTGTACTCACCTTGCTTGCATTGTCCCTTGCCATCTCCCTTGCCGGCTGCGGCGGCTCCGGTTCTTCCGGGAGCGCTGGCTCCGCCGGCAGCGCGGGCTCCTCGGGGAACGGCACCCAGGTGGACCTGCGGGACGGCGTGGAGTATGAAGAGGGCGGCGCCAGTGGGTATCTGGGCGATGTGATGCACACCGCGTTTATGAACTTTGCCATTACCGACGCCTACACCTGCCCCACCTATGGCAGCTACACCCCCGCCGAGGGCAACAAGGTGCTGGTGGTCTCCGTCTCCATTTTGAACACCGGCGTCTCCAGCCTGCCCATGTTTGACACCGACTTCCAGATCCAGTGGGGCAGCGAGAACGAAGAGGATTACGGCTGGCCCATCACCACGGACGAGGAGCCCTGGGAGCATCAGCCCCAGGCCGCTGAGGCCCTGGACGATAACCAGCTGCCCGGTGAGTACGAGATCGGCATCAACAAAGAACGCAGCGGCCTTCTGTTCTTTGAGGTGCCCGCAGACAGCAAGGACTACTCCATCAGCTTTGAGGAGTATTTCGAGGACGAGACGGTGGGAGACCTGTATTTCGTGTATTTCACCGCTGGGGAAAAAGCCTGA
- a CDS encoding M23 family metallopeptidase has protein sequence MGKRSVKSVFGGAGFYIALLLCVAAVGVAGYFVLFSGNSEEPVEPVGHPEPVEVNDPEPVDLEPSGQEAPPPDPVEEPDVVTVAQMPEVDIPAEQPRLTVKPVSGETVAAFSMEDLQYDKTMEDWRTHNGMDIEADKGTQVMAATAGTVDSVYDDPLLGTTVVLSHSGGYQTIYACLQGQPTVSAGDSVTTGQVIGCVGESAIAEAGAHLHFGVTREGVPIDPEEFLNQ, from the coding sequence ATGGGAAAACGCAGCGTAAAATCCGTGTTTGGCGGAGCGGGCTTTTACATAGCCCTGCTCCTGTGCGTGGCCGCAGTTGGTGTGGCGGGCTATTTTGTCCTGTTTTCCGGAAACAGCGAAGAGCCGGTGGAACCGGTGGGCCATCCGGAGCCGGTAGAGGTCAACGATCCGGAGCCGGTGGACCTGGAACCGTCTGGCCAGGAGGCGCCGCCCCCCGACCCGGTGGAGGAACCGGACGTGGTCACTGTGGCGCAGATGCCGGAGGTGGATATCCCCGCGGAGCAGCCCAGGCTGACGGTGAAGCCTGTCTCCGGCGAGACTGTGGCAGCCTTCTCCATGGAGGACCTTCAGTATGATAAAACCATGGAGGACTGGCGCACCCACAACGGCATGGACATCGAGGCGGACAAGGGCACCCAGGTGATGGCCGCCACCGCAGGCACGGTGGATTCCGTCTACGATGATCCCCTGTTGGGCACCACTGTGGTCCTCTCCCACAGTGGCGGTTATCAGACCATCTACGCCTGCCTCCAGGGCCAGCCCACCGTCAGCGCCGGAGACAGCGTGACCACCGGCCAGGTCATCGGCTGTGTGGGCGAGAGCGCCATCGCCGAGGCGGGAGCGCACCTCCATTTCGGCGTCACCCGGGAAGGCGTCCCCATCGATCCAGAGGAGTTTTTGAACCAGTAG
- a CDS encoding exodeoxyribonuclease III encodes MKLISWNVNGLRACLGKGFLDFCTLSDPDVICLQETKMQEGQAEFDLPGYHRYWNSADKKGYSGTAIFTKTEPLRVTRDFGEDLHRHEGRVLTAEYPSFHLVCCYTPNSQDGLKRLDYRMQWEDDLRSYLMELDREKPVIYCGDLNVAHQEIDIKNPAANRRNAGFSDEERAKMTELLSSGFVDTFRTLWPDRVAYSWWSYRFRARERNAGWRIDYFLVSQRLMERVKSAEIYAEIGGSDHCPVALEIDAPL; translated from the coding sequence ATGAAACTGATCTCCTGGAATGTGAACGGCCTGCGCGCCTGCCTGGGCAAGGGCTTTTTGGACTTCTGCACCCTGTCGGACCCGGATGTGATCTGCCTCCAGGAGACGAAGATGCAGGAGGGGCAGGCGGAGTTCGACCTGCCCGGCTACCACCGCTACTGGAACAGCGCCGACAAAAAGGGCTACTCCGGTACCGCCATCTTCACCAAAACCGAGCCCCTGCGCGTCACCCGGGACTTTGGAGAGGACCTCCACCGCCACGAAGGGCGCGTCCTCACGGCCGAGTACCCCTCGTTCCACCTGGTGTGCTGCTACACGCCCAACTCCCAGGATGGGCTCAAGCGGCTGGACTACCGGATGCAGTGGGAGGACGACCTGCGCTCGTACCTCATGGAGCTGGACCGGGAAAAGCCGGTCATCTACTGCGGGGATTTGAATGTGGCCCATCAGGAAATCGATATCAAAAACCCGGCGGCCAACCGCCGCAATGCCGGCTTTTCCGACGAAGAGCGCGCCAAGATGACGGAACTGCTCTCCTCCGGGTTTGTGGACACCTTCCGCACCCTGTGGCCCGACCGGGTGGCCTACTCCTGGTGGAGCTACCGCTTCCGGGCAAGGGAGCGGAACGCAGGCTGGCGCATCGACTACTTTCTTGTGTCCCAGCGCCTGATGGAGCGGGTGAAGTCCGCGGAGATCTATGCCGAAATCGGCGGCAGCGACCACTGCCCCGTGGCGCTGGAGATCGACGCGCCGCTGTAA
- the rpsT gene encoding 30S ribosomal protein S20 → MPNIKSAKKRVLVAEMRNARNRAEKSALKTAIKKFEAAAEEGNRTEADGAFKVAVKKVDQAVAKGVLHKNNAAHKKSAMALKLNQIG, encoded by the coding sequence TTGCCGAACATTAAGTCTGCCAAGAAGCGCGTTCTGGTGGCAGAGATGAGAAACGCCCGCAACCGGGCCGAGAAGTCCGCGCTGAAGACCGCCATCAAGAAATTCGAGGCTGCTGCCGAAGAAGGCAATCGCACCGAGGCCGATGGCGCTTTCAAAGTTGCAGTGAAAAAGGTCGATCAGGCTGTTGCGAAGGGCGTTCTGCACAAGAACAACGCTGCTCACAAAAAGAGCGCTATGGCCCTCAAGCTCAACCAGATCGGTTGA
- a CDS encoding YcxB family protein → MVVSFQYTKEEWVRCHRRYLFLSRTLTQVELWLAAVLSVMCAAYLVYFGAAWKSVSLCILCVAVVGMFGFLYFRQPYRIYEKTPGFDLPHVLDFNEDGVDYRTEGYVTSTPWEKFVTWLETDEAFFLAESRSVYTMIPKRVLEGREAAALRKMFKERLPKNRFPKGRR, encoded by the coding sequence ATGGTCGTTTCGTTTCAGTATACCAAGGAGGAGTGGGTGCGCTGCCACCGCAGGTACCTCTTCCTCTCCAGGACCCTGACCCAGGTCGAGCTGTGGCTGGCGGCAGTGCTGAGCGTGATGTGCGCGGCGTATCTCGTGTATTTCGGCGCTGCCTGGAAGAGCGTGTCGCTGTGCATCCTGTGCGTGGCCGTGGTGGGCATGTTCGGGTTTTTATACTTCCGCCAGCCCTACCGGATTTACGAAAAGACCCCGGGCTTTGACCTGCCCCACGTCCTGGACTTCAACGAGGACGGGGTGGACTACCGGACCGAGGGCTATGTCACCTCCACGCCCTGGGAGAAATTCGTCACCTGGCTGGAGACGGACGAGGCCTTCTTCCTTGCGGAGAGCCGCTCCGTCTACACCATGATCCCCAAGCGGGTGCTGGAGGGCCGGGAGGCCGCGGCGCTTCGCAAGATGTTCAAGGAGCGCCTGCCCAAGAACCGGTTTCCCAAGGGCAGAAGATAA
- a CDS encoding TatD family hydrolase, translated as MKEEECRLFDSHAHYDDEAFDEDRDQVLSGLAGRGVTHVVNPGCTVSSSRAAAALAERYGHVYAAAGIHPENCAGAGEEDFEQIRALLRHPKVVAVGEIGLDYYWKENPPREFQRQVFRRQLALAEEAGLPVIVHDRDAHGDALAIVREFPRVRGVFHCYSGSLEDARELVKAGWYLGFNGAITFQNARKAPEVVTWAPLERILIETDCPYLTPVPFRGRRNDSGYLPYVAEKIAGWKGLTVEAVEEATTRNAKKFYGIE; from the coding sequence GTGAAAGAGGAGGAATGCCGCCTGTTTGATTCACATGCACACTATGACGACGAAGCCTTTGACGAGGACCGGGACCAGGTGCTGTCCGGCCTGGCGGGCCGGGGCGTCACCCATGTGGTGAACCCGGGCTGCACCGTATCGTCCTCCCGGGCGGCGGCCGCATTGGCGGAGCGCTACGGCCACGTCTATGCCGCTGCGGGCATCCACCCGGAAAACTGCGCCGGGGCCGGAGAGGAGGACTTTGAACAGATCCGTGCCCTGCTCCGCCATCCCAAGGTGGTGGCGGTGGGCGAGATCGGGCTGGACTACTACTGGAAGGAAAACCCGCCCCGGGAGTTCCAGCGCCAGGTGTTCCGCCGCCAGCTGGCCCTGGCCGAGGAGGCGGGGCTGCCGGTGATCGTCCACGACCGGGACGCCCACGGCGACGCGCTGGCCATTGTCCGGGAGTTTCCCAGAGTGCGGGGCGTGTTTCACTGCTACTCCGGAAGCCTGGAGGACGCCAGGGAGCTGGTGAAGGCAGGGTGGTACCTGGGCTTCAACGGGGCCATCACCTTCCAAAACGCCCGCAAGGCGCCGGAGGTGGTGACCTGGGCGCCGCTGGAGCGCATCCTCATCGAGACGGACTGTCCCTACCTGACGCCGGTGCCCTTCCGGGGCAGGCGGAACGACTCCGGGTACCTCCCCTATGTGGCGGAGAAAATTGCCGGGTGGAAGGGCCTTACCGTGGAAGCGGTGGAGGAGGCCACCACGCGCAATGCAAAAAAATTCTATGGAATCGAGTGA
- the metG gene encoding methionine--tRNA ligase, which translates to MEEKKTFYITTPIYYPSDKLHIGHTYCTVATDAMARYKRLQGYDVMFLTGTDEHGQKIEDRAKAAGVTPKEFVDAIVEGSGGVLDLWKLMNISNDRFIRTTDSYHVSAIQKIFKKMYDNGDIYKGKYVGKYCKPCESFWTESQLVDGKCPDCGREVVDAEEEAYFFRLSKYAGRVRDLLENTDFLQPHSRVNEMVKNFIDPGLEDLCVSRTSFTWGIPVDFDPGHVVYVWVDALFNYTTALGFLNDAYHDYDKYWPADVHFVGKEIVRFHSIIWPAMLMSMGMPLPKHVYGHGWLLLEGGKMSKSKGNVVDPYMLAQRYGVDALRYFLLRSFPFGSDGTFSNELLISTINTDLANDLGNLVSRTTAMVEKYFAGNLPTEHKMEPMDHELMEMAGSLRQRYEEQMEKFAFQSALSEVFSVVARANKYIDETAPWVLAKDEDNNPRLAMVMYNLLETIRICAVLLTPFMPESMAKVFEQIGAGERLTTWQSAGSWGKLPKDASVRKGEALFPRIDMEKELKALEELEEQKKAEAEAASKPALEIEPLAGENVDFDTFCKSDFRAVKVKACEAVPKSSKLLRFTLDDGTGTDRQILSGIHKWYEPEQLVGKTLVAIVNLPPRKMMGLESCGMLLSAVHTEHGEECLNLMIVDDKIPAGAKLC; encoded by the coding sequence ATGGAAGAGAAAAAAACATTCTATATCACCACCCCCATTTACTACCCGTCGGACAAGCTTCACATCGGCCACACCTACTGCACCGTGGCCACCGATGCCATGGCCCGCTACAAGCGGCTCCAGGGCTATGACGTGATGTTCCTCACCGGCACCGACGAGCACGGCCAGAAGATCGAGGACCGGGCCAAGGCCGCCGGCGTCACGCCCAAGGAGTTTGTGGACGCAATCGTGGAGGGCAGCGGCGGCGTGCTGGACCTGTGGAAGCTGATGAACATCTCCAACGACCGCTTCATCCGCACCACCGACAGCTACCACGTGTCCGCCATCCAGAAGATTTTCAAGAAGATGTACGACAACGGCGACATCTACAAGGGCAAGTACGTGGGCAAATACTGCAAGCCCTGCGAGTCCTTCTGGACCGAGTCCCAGCTGGTGGACGGCAAGTGCCCCGACTGCGGCCGGGAGGTGGTGGACGCCGAGGAGGAGGCCTACTTCTTCCGCCTGTCCAAGTACGCCGGCCGGGTCCGTGACCTGCTGGAGAACACCGACTTCCTTCAGCCCCACAGCCGCGTCAACGAGATGGTGAAGAACTTCATCGACCCCGGACTGGAGGACCTGTGCGTCTCCCGCACCAGCTTCACCTGGGGCATTCCCGTGGACTTTGACCCGGGCCACGTGGTCTACGTGTGGGTGGACGCCCTGTTCAACTACACCACCGCCCTGGGCTTTTTGAACGATGCGTACCACGATTACGACAAGTACTGGCCCGCGGACGTCCACTTTGTGGGCAAGGAGATCGTCCGCTTCCACTCCATCATCTGGCCCGCCATGCTCATGAGCATGGGCATGCCGCTTCCAAAGCACGTCTACGGCCACGGGTGGCTCCTGCTGGAGGGCGGAAAGATGAGCAAGTCCAAGGGCAACGTGGTGGACCCCTATATGCTGGCACAGCGCTACGGCGTGGACGCGCTGCGCTATTTCCTGCTGCGCTCGTTCCCCTTTGGCTCCGACGGAACCTTCTCCAACGAACTGCTGATCTCCACCATCAACACGGACCTGGCCAATGACCTGGGCAATCTGGTCTCCCGCACCACCGCCATGGTGGAAAAGTACTTTGCTGGGAACCTGCCCACCGAACACAAGATGGAGCCCATGGACCACGAGCTGATGGAGATGGCCGGGTCCCTCCGCCAGCGCTACGAGGAGCAGATGGAGAAGTTTGCCTTCCAGTCCGCCCTCAGCGAGGTGTTCTCCGTGGTGGCCCGGGCCAATAAGTATATTGATGAGACCGCGCCCTGGGTGTTGGCCAAGGACGAGGACAACAACCCCCGCCTGGCCATGGTCATGTACAATCTGCTGGAGACCATCCGCATCTGCGCCGTGCTGCTGACTCCCTTCATGCCGGAGTCCATGGCCAAGGTCTTTGAGCAGATCGGCGCCGGTGAGAGGCTGACCACCTGGCAGTCCGCCGGAAGCTGGGGCAAGCTGCCCAAGGACGCCTCCGTCCGCAAGGGCGAGGCCCTGTTCCCCCGCATCGACATGGAAAAGGAGCTGAAGGCATTGGAAGAACTGGAAGAGCAGAAAAAAGCGGAGGCGGAGGCCGCCTCCAAGCCCGCACTGGAGATTGAGCCCCTTGCCGGGGAGAACGTGGACTTTGACACCTTCTGCAAAAGCGATTTCCGGGCGGTGAAGGTGAAGGCCTGCGAGGCGGTGCCCAAGTCCTCCAAGCTGCTGCGCTTTACCTTAGACGACGGCACCGGCACGGACCGCCAGATCCTCTCCGGCATCCACAAGTGGTATGAGCCGGAGCAGCTGGTGGGCAAGACGCTGGTGGCCATCGTAAACCTGCCGCCCCGCAAGATGATGGGCCTGGAGTCCTGCGGCATGCTGCTCTCCGCCGTCCACACCGAGCATGGGGAGGAGTGTCTGAACCTGATGATCGTGGACGACAAAATCCCCGCCGGAGCAAAGCTCTGCTGA
- the spoIIP gene encoding stage II sporulation protein P has translation MNSRRPKNTQRIRRILAIGACAVTLWTAAVTANSESLLGAVTALRTQGPVQALRWELGDFFTLSDLSPATVLAIAESPLLLSAREQILRRQESDLSEQSQPSDTDTEPVAEEPVEPETPPGVDNGIPARTLIPSSPAGYTVVGGVYISNSTDHVLDTAALGSGTFDASLTDEEPQILILHTHGSEAYTLPPGQSYEPSGNHRTTDTKYNVVRVGDEMADVFAEAGISVLHDRTLYDYPEYSGAYGRALTAIDAYMAQYPSIRFILDVHRDAIEDSDGNQYKVVSVVDNVGTAAQVSIVMGSDGSGLPHDRWMENLKLAVAVQQNIVNAYPTLMRPVVLRNSRYNQHVTTGSMLVEMGAAGNSLDEALLAARLFTEQFIQVLEAKNK, from the coding sequence ATGAACAGCAGAAGACCGAAGAACACGCAGCGTATCCGAAGAATCCTGGCCATCGGGGCGTGCGCCGTCACGCTCTGGACCGCGGCGGTCACGGCCAACAGCGAATCCCTTTTGGGCGCGGTCACCGCCCTGCGCACCCAGGGGCCGGTGCAGGCGCTGCGGTGGGAGTTAGGGGACTTTTTCACCCTGAGCGACCTCTCCCCCGCAACGGTTCTGGCCATTGCCGAGTCGCCGCTGCTCCTCTCCGCCCGGGAGCAGATCCTCCGCCGCCAGGAGAGCGACTTAAGTGAGCAGTCCCAGCCCTCCGACACGGACACCGAGCCGGTGGCAGAGGAACCCGTAGAGCCGGAGACGCCGCCGGGCGTGGACAACGGCATCCCCGCCCGCACCCTGATCCCCTCCTCGCCGGCAGGCTACACGGTGGTGGGCGGCGTGTACATCAGCAACTCCACCGACCACGTCCTGGACACGGCGGCCCTGGGCAGCGGGACCTTTGACGCATCCCTCACCGACGAAGAGCCCCAGATCCTGATCCTGCATACCCACGGCAGCGAAGCTTACACCCTGCCCCCCGGGCAGAGCTACGAGCCCTCCGGAAACCACCGCACCACCGACACCAAGTACAATGTGGTGCGGGTGGGGGATGAGATGGCCGACGTATTCGCCGAGGCGGGCATTTCCGTGCTTCACGACCGGACGCTGTACGACTACCCGGAGTACTCCGGCGCCTATGGACGGGCGCTGACGGCCATTGACGCCTACATGGCCCAGTATCCCTCCATCCGCTTCATATTGGATGTGCACCGGGACGCCATCGAAGACAGCGACGGCAACCAGTACAAGGTGGTGTCGGTGGTGGACAACGTGGGTACGGCGGCCCAGGTGTCCATCGTGATGGGCAGCGACGGCTCAGGCCTTCCCCACGACCGCTGGATGGAAAACCTGAAGCTCGCGGTGGCGGTGCAGCAGAACATCGTCAACGCGTATCCCACGCTGATGCGCCCTGTGGTGCTGCGCAACTCCCGCTACAACCAGCACGTCACCACCGGCTCCATGCTGGTGGAGATGGGCGCCGCCGGCAACTCCCTGGATGAGGCGCTTTTGGCCGCGCGGCTCTTTACGGAGCAGTTTATCCAGGTGCTGGAGGCCAAAAACAAGTGA
- the gpr gene encoding GPR endopeptidase — MGTKRTDLAMEAREIWQESAEKTTRLQGVKARDSRREGYGVTRVEILDERGEKALGKPAGTYVTVDLEKFWSRKAGFFERAVRAVGEELKALLPPEGSVLVVGLGNAAMTPDAVGPQTLDSILVTRHLLRSMPKQFSGFRSVSVLRTGVLGTTGLESAEMVCGAAERIKPDFVVAVDALASRRLKRVCATIQLSDTGIVPGSGVGNSRSELSKKTLGVPVFAIGIPTVVDAATLAEDLVEEAGGDTAALPALGKQGAPLMVTPQEIDSRVRELSKVAGYALNWALQDLEIEDVNSLLS, encoded by the coding sequence ATGGGGACGAAACGGACAGACCTGGCCATGGAGGCCAGGGAGATTTGGCAGGAGAGCGCGGAAAAAACCACCCGGCTCCAGGGCGTAAAGGCCCGCGACAGCCGCCGGGAGGGATATGGCGTGACCCGGGTGGAGATATTGGATGAGCGGGGGGAGAAGGCCCTGGGCAAGCCTGCGGGCACCTATGTGACCGTGGACCTGGAGAAATTTTGGAGCAGGAAGGCCGGCTTTTTCGAGCGGGCCGTCCGGGCCGTGGGCGAGGAGCTGAAGGCGCTGCTGCCGCCGGAGGGGTCGGTGCTGGTGGTGGGCCTTGGCAACGCGGCCATGACGCCGGACGCGGTGGGGCCCCAGACCCTGGACAGCATCCTGGTGACGCGGCACCTGCTGCGCTCCATGCCCAAGCAGTTTTCCGGCTTCCGGTCCGTGTCGGTGCTGCGGACTGGGGTGTTGGGCACCACGGGGCTGGAGTCGGCGGAGATGGTCTGCGGCGCGGCGGAGCGGATCAAGCCGGACTTTGTGGTGGCGGTGGACGCGCTGGCTTCCCGCCGCTTAAAGCGGGTCTGCGCCACCATCCAGCTCAGCGACACGGGCATCGTCCCCGGCTCCGGCGTGGGCAACAGCCGCTCTGAGCTGAGCAAAAAGACCCTGGGCGTGCCGGTGTTCGCCATCGGCATCCCCACGGTGGTGGACGCGGCCACCCTGGCTGAAGACCTGGTGGAGGAGGCAGGAGGCGACACGGCGGCCCTGCCCGCCCTGGGGAAACAGGGAGCGCCGCTGATGGTCACGCCCCAGGAGATCGACAGCCGGGTCCGGGAGCTGAGCAAGGTAGCCGGCTATGCCCTGAACTGGGCGCTGCAGGACCTGGAGATCGAGGACGTCAACTCCCTTCTGAGCTGA
- a CDS encoding helix-turn-helix domain-containing protein: protein MIRYDRLWATMNKKGISQYKLVKDYGIDKAQLHRLRKDMVVKTVILDRLCQILSCQVEDIMEYVPEEKE from the coding sequence ATGATCCGGTACGACCGACTGTGGGCCACCATGAACAAGAAGGGAATCAGCCAGTATAAACTGGTGAAGGACTATGGCATTGATAAAGCACAGTTGCACCGATTGAGGAAGGACATGGTTGTGAAGACCGTTATTTTAGACCGTCTTTGTCAGATTTTAAGCTGTCAGGTCGAAGATATCATGGAATACGTCCCGGAAGAGAAAGAGTGA
- a CDS encoding TatD family nuclease-associated radical SAM protein: MKKAMTITYEYEGALYVNLTNRCDCACVFCLRHNGHDGSIYADDLWLEHEPSREEALESFFTWGDLTKYREIVFCGFGEPSYRMDDICWLIDQLHAKVPGLPPTRINTNGHANLINGRDVTPDLHGRMDTVSISLNGADEEEYLAVTRPQSGKAGWDAMLDFTRKAAAQVPHVVMTIVDKDKTPEDIEKCRALAESLGATLRVRAYIPD, translated from the coding sequence ATGAAAAAAGCAATGACCATCACCTATGAGTACGAGGGCGCGCTGTATGTCAACCTGACCAACCGGTGCGACTGCGCCTGCGTCTTCTGCCTGCGCCACAACGGCCACGACGGCAGCATCTACGCCGATGACCTGTGGCTGGAGCACGAGCCCAGCCGGGAGGAGGCCCTTGAGAGCTTCTTCACCTGGGGCGACCTGACCAAATACCGGGAAATCGTCTTCTGCGGATTCGGCGAGCCCAGCTACCGCATGGATGACATCTGCTGGCTCATCGACCAGCTGCACGCAAAGGTGCCGGGCCTGCCCCCCACCCGCATCAACACCAACGGTCACGCCAATTTGATCAACGGCCGCGACGTGACGCCGGACCTCCACGGCCGCATGGACACGGTCTCCATCTCCCTCAACGGGGCCGACGAGGAGGAGTATCTGGCCGTCACCCGGCCCCAGAGCGGGAAGGCGGGCTGGGACGCCATGCTGGACTTCACCCGGAAGGCCGCGGCCCAGGTGCCCCACGTGGTCATGACCATCGTGGACAAGGACAAGACGCCGGAGGACATCGAGAAGTGCCGGGCACTGGCTGAGTCCCTGGGCGCCACGCTGCGGGTCCGGGCCTACATCCCCGATTGA
- a CDS encoding MATE family efflux transporter — MEQSGMRNMTEGSPARHIFFFALPMFLGSLLQQLYNMVDSWVVGNYVGDAALAAVGIGFPVIFMFTSLFTGMANGGTVVISQFYGAGKMDRVRDAVDTVYTTFVVSAIPLTLLALALVKPLLSLLQVDPAAYDEAWLYLMIVCGGLVGTIGYNTNAGILQGLGNSRTPLLFLAIAAVMNIVLDLALVLIFHWGVMGVAVATIFSQAFSWIFGVLYINRVYPQIGIHPFCFRFDRQLFGDVMRIGLPAGVQMAMVSVGMMLVMGKVNTYGKAFTAGYNVGNKLDAVAFLPVQSLSNAVTAYVGQNIGAGASEGRVHQGIRVTVAMGVGWCLAMLALLMPFRNELVGFFSPSAEVVSAGAVYLKSILPFYPLFAVMFCLNNAMRGAGESMFPLICVVFSLILVRVPAVYLLAEHAGREMMFYGFGVGWAVGFAVSVIYYFAGRWKRHGSLAS, encoded by the coding sequence ATGGAACAATCCGGAATGCGGAACATGACGGAGGGCAGCCCGGCGCGGCATATCTTCTTCTTTGCCCTCCCCATGTTCCTGGGAAGCCTCCTCCAGCAGCTCTACAACATGGTGGACAGCTGGGTGGTGGGCAACTATGTGGGCGACGCCGCCCTGGCCGCGGTGGGCATCGGCTTCCCCGTGATCTTCATGTTCACCTCACTGTTCACCGGCATGGCCAACGGCGGCACGGTGGTCATCTCCCAGTTTTACGGCGCCGGGAAGATGGACCGGGTCCGGGACGCGGTGGACACGGTTTACACCACCTTTGTGGTGTCCGCCATACCGCTGACGCTGCTGGCCCTTGCGCTGGTCAAGCCGCTGCTGAGCCTTTTGCAGGTGGACCCGGCGGCCTACGATGAGGCGTGGCTCTACCTGATGATCGTCTGCGGCGGGCTGGTTGGCACCATCGGCTACAACACCAACGCCGGCATTTTGCAGGGCCTGGGCAACAGCCGCACGCCGCTGCTGTTTTTGGCCATCGCGGCGGTGATGAACATTGTGCTGGACCTGGCCCTTGTGCTGATCTTCCACTGGGGGGTCATGGGCGTGGCGGTGGCCACCATCTTCTCCCAGGCCTTCTCCTGGATCTTCGGCGTGCTCTACATCAACCGGGTCTATCCCCAGATCGGCATTCACCCCTTCTGCTTCCGGTTCGACCGGCAGCTCTTTGGGGATGTGATGCGCATCGGCCTGCCCGCCGGGGTCCAGATGGCCATGGTGTCCGTGGGCATGATGCTGGTGATGGGCAAGGTCAACACCTACGGCAAGGCATTCACCGCCGGGTACAACGTGGGCAATAAGCTGGACGCGGTGGCCTTTTTGCCGGTGCAGAGCCTGTCCAACGCCGTCACGGCCTACGTGGGCCAGAACATCGGCGCCGGCGCGTCCGAGGGCCGGGTCCATCAGGGCATCCGGGTCACGGTGGCCATGGGCGTGGGCTGGTGCCTGGCCATGCTGGCGCTGCTCATGCCCTTCCGCAATGAACTGGTGGGCTTCTTCTCCCCCAGCGCGGAGGTGGTCTCCGCCGGAGCCGTGTACCTCAAGTCCATCCTCCCCTTCTACCCCCTGTTCGCAGTGATGTTCTGCCTCAACAACGCCATGCGGGGCGCCGGTGAGAGCATGTTCCCCCTGATCTGCGTGGTGTTTTCCCTGATCCTGGTCCGGGTGCCGGCGGTGTACCTGCTGGCGGAACACGCGGGCCGGGAGATGATGTTCTACGGATTCGGCGTGGGCTGGGCCGTGGGCTTTGCGGTGTCTGTGATCTATTATTTTGCCGGCCGGTGGAAACGCCACGGCAGCCTTGCGTCTTAG
- a CDS encoding RNHCP domain-containing protein — protein MNTTENHFVCRVCGGTAAPTGAGTAHRNHCPHCLCSIHLDETPGDRASRCGGVMDPICVWVRRGGEWAIIHRCRRCGVLHSNRVAADDNSFRLLSIAVQPLANPPFPLDYLSRMEDK, from the coding sequence TTGAATACCACAGAAAACCACTTTGTCTGCCGCGTCTGCGGCGGCACAGCGGCGCCCACGGGCGCCGGAACCGCGCACCGCAACCACTGCCCCCACTGCCTATGCAGCATCCACCTGGACGAGACGCCGGGCGACCGGGCCTCCCGCTGCGGCGGCGTGATGGACCCCATCTGCGTCTGGGTGCGCAGAGGCGGGGAGTGGGCCATCATCCACCGGTGCCGCCGGTGCGGCGTGCTCCACTCCAACCGGGTGGCGGCGGACGACAACTCGTTCCGCCTTCTGTCCATTGCCGTCCAGCCGCTGGCCAATCCGCCCTTCCCCCTGGACTATCTGAGCCGGATGGAAGACAAGTAA